A region of Moorena producens PAL-8-15-08-1 DNA encodes the following proteins:
- a CDS encoding aspartate/glutamate racemase family protein, giving the protein MQTNPSSAPLNPQHQYDFETAQQALTAIPAYRRRLADIAKVHLDLGEVIADQDYPTEVMVLRPQHTKVPPLLLIGGMGPWAGVAGFEQACEIFHDTREIVLLQACALPNRTAVMAEKRQAGSKTLAKTLAEEELVAMLEMAIRVGVAQISTGHTSIQVIVLCNAAHYFLPFAWQRLLNNHPQMAIKLQWISLIESVVDYLRNHHWRRPLLLCTSATRWGQVYADSLQANGIDLIEPSDALQSTLMDCIYQGVKASNRDLTCELGERFFVELLKTQPDPDCIIAGCSEIPCLLEWLQGTSKGAVQQFLSAIEVINPVQLALNHAAETLQPMAAMELSI; this is encoded by the coding sequence ATGCAAACGAACCCCTCATCTGCGCCTCTTAACCCCCAGCATCAGTACGATTTTGAAACAGCTCAACAAGCCCTGACCGCGATCCCAGCCTATCGACGAAGATTAGCTGACATTGCTAAGGTTCACTTGGACTTGGGAGAAGTGATTGCCGATCAAGACTATCCCACAGAGGTGATGGTACTCCGGCCTCAGCACACAAAAGTTCCCCCCTTACTCTTAATTGGAGGGATGGGTCCTTGGGCAGGGGTGGCTGGATTTGAGCAAGCCTGTGAAATATTTCACGATACGAGAGAAATTGTGTTATTACAGGCATGTGCCCTGCCTAATCGAACAGCAGTCATGGCCGAAAAAAGGCAAGCTGGCAGCAAAACCTTGGCCAAAACCTTGGCCGAAGAGGAGTTAGTGGCGATGCTAGAGATGGCAATTCGAGTGGGGGTTGCACAAATTTCCACGGGCCATACTTCCATCCAAGTCATTGTTCTCTGTAATGCTGCCCATTACTTCCTTCCTTTTGCGTGGCAGCGGCTGCTGAACAATCATCCCCAAATGGCGATTAAACTCCAGTGGATTTCGTTAATTGAATCTGTGGTAGATTATCTGAGAAATCACCATTGGCGGCGACCGTTACTCCTATGCACCAGTGCGACCCGATGGGGACAGGTCTACGCCGATTCCCTTCAGGCCAATGGCATTGACCTGATCGAACCAAGTGATGCTTTGCAGTCAACGCTGATGGACTGCATTTATCAGGGGGTAAAAGCATCTAATCGTGATTTGACCTGTGAATTAGGGGAACGCTTCTTTGTGGAGCTGCTCAAAACCCAACCTGACCCGGACTGTATCATCGCAGGCTGTAGCGAAATTCCCTGTTTGCTGGAGTGGCTACAAGGAACAAGTAAAGGGGCAGTGCAGCAGTTTTTGTCGGCGATTGAGGTGATTAATCCGGTTCAACTGGCTTTGAACCATGCCGCTGAAACCCTTCAGCCGATGGCAGCCATGGAACTGAGCATCTAA